Proteins co-encoded in one Populus trichocarpa isolate Nisqually-1 chromosome 10, P.trichocarpa_v4.1, whole genome shotgun sequence genomic window:
- the LOC7492952 gene encoding protein BPS1, chloroplastic, whose translation MFKIPATIFSFDFETLYISFHFISHHHHLSPITMFLTETSIFPSFFDPFNNTKKKNKKDAAHMKFDLFSHSFDESLLRRLKTLTNSSSSSPPSVAINLSWLSSALDFLSYTHNEAINLLSSLKLDNSLDFYLDNSVRLLDLCNSISSEIERFRHRRLVLSFALHVLNNGSEDQEKLTRARVSLSDWVNNYKGPIFDSNNNLENLARDLALRLKEVPRGKISADERLVRRTIFAVGLVTVFVAGVVVTALRGSTGLVVAVRAPPEFLWADSFNFLNTMISNRPDKKRYLLNELDEMEARIKEVSGVMVDGSGENGERSSSAVKELEMVTERLGGGLDRLGNGVNEVFNSVLSTRKGMLEKMRVGPPQEKRSDAKKVTSNLYTKRVLDNVSPGVSRIV comes from the coding sequence ATGTTTAAAATCCCAGCCAccattttctcttttgattttgagacgctttatatttcttttcatttcatttctcatcatcatcatctatcACCAATCACAATGTTTCTAACAGAGACTTCCATTTTCCCTTCCTTCTTCGATCCGTTTAACAAtacgaagaagaagaacaagaaagatgCAGCCCATATGAAATTCGACCTTTTCTCTCACTCCTTCGACGAATCCCTTCTTCGTCGTCTCAAAACTTTAACCAATTCCTCCTCCTCATCTCCACCGTCCGTTGCAATAAATCTCTCCTGGCTTTCCTCAGCCCTTGATTTTCTCTCCTACACACATAACGAAGCCATAAATCTACTTTCTTCTCTCAAGCTCGATAATTCTTTGGATTTTTACCTGGATAACAGTGTCAGGCTCCTCGATCTCTGCAACTCGATCAGTTCAGAGATCGAACGCTTCCGCCATCGCCGACTTGTCCTCAGTTTTGCACTTCACGTTCTTAACAACGGCagtgaagatcaagagaagcTGACAAGAGCTAGGGTTTCATTATCTGATTGGGTAAATAATTACAAAGGACCCATATTTGATAGCAACAACAATTTGGAGAATTTAGCGAGAGATTTGGCATTGAGGCTTAAGGAGGTTCCACGTGGAAAGATCTCAGCCGATGAAAGGCTAGTTCGCCGTACGATCTTCGCCGTTGGGTTAGTAACGGTATTCGTTGCTGGAGTTGTGGTCACGGCGTTACGTGGATCCACGGGCTTAGTTGTTGCCGTTAGAGCGCCGCCTGAGTTTTTGTGGGCCGACTCGTTCAATTTTCTCAACACAATGATTTCAAATAGGCCAGACAAAAAGAGGTATCTACTCAACGAGCTTGATGAGATGGAGGCGCGTATTAAGGAAGTGAGTGGCGTCATGGTCGACGGTAGCGGAGAGAACGGGGAAAGGTCAAGCAGTGCCGTTAAGGAGCTGGAGATGGTGACGGAGAGGTTAGGAGGGGGATTGGATAGGTTGGGTAACGGCGTGAATGAAGTATTCAATTCGGTTTTGAGTACTAGAAAGGGGATGCTGGAGAAAATGAGAGTGGGTCCACCACAGGAGAAACGAAGCGATGCTAAAAAGGTTACAAGTAACCTATACACTAAGCGTGTACTGGATAATGTGTCTCCTGGTGTTTCTAGAAtagtttaa
- the LOC7492953 gene encoding uncharacterized protein LOC7492953, protein MVLVMIQHQHQQTSTTVAPHPIPLSTSTHRSPATPSHTQSQSPLSLVPLSSSSHRFPPPPPPPPPPPPPSLDHVISPIASAAHHSAEPALMLATVRLSDISPYDGAPGGPYVRAVEALSGSLMKHNAAVIELGSAEASLMRCGLEAARLYFRSRSQNGVVKGCSSRGVYMYRAGRPVEDCDSSPPCMAEIFRCMGKAARSALCAIARHLRLRSDVFNQLLDDTPLPAGEVSSSVLVATYSHTSLQNGKGAIGGGKMAVNGEVEKGLLTLISSDSPGLQVCDPNGHWYLADCSSAPGNLLLITGKTLSHTTAGLRPAASYRAAPDYSSGANSGGRTSLAFRLMPQGNAILDCSPIAAAGHVIPQSYVPISVSQFLDDLSAEEDVNCNRPDNTYVAQNDVNKELSLRSVLSDPLSGAFLEDAVVVSCGHSFGGLMLRRVLDMSRCTLCNAEIEAGSLVPNYALRAAAAAVKNEDDRRLFYNATLRKRRKEMGDHTDSMKRQHRENVDIAAADGLHRGVQYPFSVNEKVMIKGNRRTPEKFVGKEAIITSQCLNGWYLLKIIGSGENVRLQYRSLRKILSSEAIEDRCASQPIQNSS, encoded by the exons ATGGTTTTGGTGATGATCCAACATCAGCACCAGCAAACCTCTACTACGGTAGCACCACACCCAATCCCTCTCTCCACCTCCACCCATAGATCCCCGGCTACACCCTCCCACACTCAATCCCAATCCCCCCTTTCTCTGGTCccactctcctcctcctctcacCGCTtcccccctcctcctcctcctcctccaccaccaccaccaccttcccTCGATCATGTAATTTCCCCGATCGCATCCGCGGCCCACCACTCCGCCGAGCCAGCCCTCATGTTGGCTACGGTTCGTCTCTCCGATATCTCTCCCTACGATGGGGCTCCTGGTGGGCCCTACGTGCGAGCGGTTGAGGCGTTATCGGGGTCATTAATGAAGCATAACGCCGCGGTTATTGAATTGGGGAGTGCAGAAGCCTCCCTTATGCGGTGTGGCCTCGAGGCCGCAAGGTTGTATTTTAGGAGTAGATCTCAAAACGGTGTCGTTAAAGGTTGTAGCAGCCGCGGAGTTTACATGTACAGGGCTGGAAG GCCAGTTGAAGATTGTGATTCGTCTCCGCCGTGTATGGCTGAAATATTTAGGTGTATGGGAAAGGCAGCGCGTTCTGCTTTATGTGCAATAGCAAGACATCTTCGTTTAAGGAGCGA CGTTTTCAATCAATTACTTGATGATACGCCATTGCCTGCTGGCGAGGTGTCTTCTTCGGTGCTTGTTGCCACTTATTCTCATACTTCTTTACAAAATGGAAAAGGGGCTATTGGAGGAGGGAAGATGGCAGTTAATGGGGAAGTTGAAAAGGGACTGTTGACTTTGATTTCCTCGGACAGTCCTGGTCTGCAG GTTTGTGACCCCAATGGTCACTGGTACTTGGCTGATTGTAGTTCAGCTCCAGGGAATCTTTTACTCATTACTGGCAAGACACTTAGCCACACTACTGCTGGACTTCGTCCTGCTGCCTCGTATAGAGCTGCTCCTGATTACTCATCGGGTGCTAACAGTGGTGGCAg GACTTCACTGGCATTTAGACTCATGCCACAGGGCAATGCCATTTTAGATTGTTCTCCTATTGCAGCAGCTGGTCATGTTATTCCCCAGAGCTATGTGCCAATATCTGTGAGTCAGTTTTTGGATGACCTTTCCGCTGAGGAGGATGTAAATTGCAATCGACCTGATAATACTTAT GTTGCTCAAAATGATGTGAATAAGGAGCTATCATTAAGAAGTGTTCTCTCAGATCCCCTATC AGGTGCATTTCTTGAGGATGCCGTGGTTGTTTCCTGTGGACATTCATTTGGTGGTCTCATGCTGAGAAGAGTCCTTGACATG TCAAGATGTACACTTTGCAATGCAGAAATTGAGGCTGGATCTTTGGTTCCTAATTATG CTCTTAGAGCTGCTGCTGCAGCTGTAAAGAATGAAGATGATCGAAGGCTATTTTATAATGCAACTCTGCGGAAGCGTCGCAAAGAAATGGGTGATCACACAGATTCCATGAAGAGACAACACAGG GAGAATGTAGATATTGCTGCTGCTGATGGCTTGCATAGAGGAGTGCAGTATCCTTTTTCTGTAAATGAGAAAGTAATGATTAAG GGAAATAGGAGGACACCAGAAAAATTTGTTGGAAAGGAAGCAATCATCACTTCACAGTGTCTGAATGGCTG GTACTTGCTTAAGATTATTGGCAGTGGTGAGAATGTTCGTCTACAGTATCGCTCTCTTAGAAAAATTTTGAGCTCTGAAGCCATTGAAGACAGATGTGCTTCACAACCGATTCAAAACAGCAGCTAA